DNA from Microbacterium sp. SORGH_AS_0969:
GCCCACCCGACGGCCACGGCGACCCCGAAGGCCACGACGAGGCAGGCGAGCAGCACGAGTGCGGCCGGCCACGAGATGAACGCCGTGAAGACGACCGCGGCGAGAGAGGTCAGGGCGGCGGCCGACAGGGGCAGGACGACCCGCAGCGGAAGGTTCTGCAGCTCCTCGACGTCGTCGACGACGCTCGACAGGAGTCCTCCGCGGTGCGCGCGCCCGAGCCCGTCCGGCGCCAGGGGCACCAGCTCGCGCACGAGATCGGCGCGTAGGCCCGCCAGCTGGTGCAGGGCCGCATCGTGGCTCGTCAACCGCTCGAGGTAGCGGAACACCCCGCGCGACAGCGCGAACGCGCGCACCCCGACGACGGCGGCCGACAGGTACATCACGAGCGGCTGCTCCGCCGCCCGCGCGATGAGCCATGCGCTCGCCGCGAGCAGCGCGACGGCACTCAGCGCGGTGCCGAAGCCCGACAGCACCGCGGGCGCGAACCGACGACGCGAGGGCATCGCCGAGCGCAGGATGCCGCGTACCCGGGTGTTCACTCGCGTCCCTCCTGGTGGCCGGGGGCGGGGCGGAGGTGGCTGAGCTCGTCGAAGCCTCCGGTCCCTTCGACGGGCTCAGGGACCTGGCGTGCGGGCTCAGGGACCTCGCGTGCGGGGTCGAGGGCCTGGGCGATGTCGGGGGCGGGGCGGAGGTGGCTGAGCTCGTCGAAGCCTCCGGTCCCTTCGACAGGCTCAGGGACCTGGCGTGCGGGCTCAGGGACCTCGCGTGCGGGGTCGAGGGCCGGGGCGACGTCGGTGTCGGGGCGGAGGGTGGCTGAGCTCGTCGAAGCCTTCGGTCCCTTCGACAGGCTCAGGGACCTCGCGTGCGGGCTCAGGGACCTCGCGTGCGGGCTCGAGGGCCGGGGCGACGTCGGTGTCGGGGCGGAGGTGGCTGAGCTCGTCGAAGCCTTCGGTCCCTTCGACGGGCTCAGGGACCTTGCGTGCGGGCTCGAGGACCTCGCGTGCGGGCTCGGGGGCAGCGGGACGCAGCTCGACCACGCGATCCGCGATCCACCGCGCGGACGGGCGGTGCGACACGAGCAGCACCCCGCGACCGGCGTCGGCCTCACGGCGCAGGGTCGTCCACAGGTGCGCTTCGGTCGTGGCATCCAGGGCGCTCGAGGGCTCGTCGAGCACGAGCACCGGCGCACCGGCGATGCGTGAGCGATACAGCGCTCGGGCCACGGCGACCCGCTGCGCCTGCCCACCGGAGAGGCCCGATCCGCCCGCGCCGAGCGGCGTCGCCGGATCGATGTCGGCGGCCGCGTCGGCCAGCGCTCGCGCTACGGCGACGGCATCGAGGGTCGACCCGAGCGCGACGTTCTCGCCGACCGTGCCCGACACGAGTCCGGGCCGCTGTCCCGCCCACGCGACCACGGCGCGCGCGTGGGAGACGGCCTCGCCACCCACGCGCACCTCGCCGTCATGCTCGGCGTACCCGAGCAGCGCGGCGATCAGCGACGACTTCCCGACTCCGCTCGGGCCGGTCACGAGCACGATCTCGCCCGGTCCCACCGACAGCGACACCGTCGGCATCCGGTGCACTCCGCGGTGCACACGCACCTCGCGCAGCGCCACCGTCGACCCGGTCGCCGAGGTCTCGGCATCCGGGGCGGGGGTCTTCCGGGCGGCATCGAGGGCGTCGAAGATCTCGCCCGTGGCCGCGACCCCCTCCGACGCCGCGTGGAACTGCACGCCGACCTGGCGCAGCGGAAGGTAGGCCTCGGGCGCGAGCAGCAGCACGAACAGGCCGACGAGCAGCGAGAGGTCGCCCGCGAGGAGCCGGAAGCCGATCGTCACGGCGATGATCGCGACGGAGATGGATGCCAAGAACTCGAGGGCGAAGCCCGAGAGGAACGACACGCGCAGCACCGTCATCGTCTCGCGCTTGTAGTCGCGCGTGACGGTCTCGATCGTGTCGGCGGCACGGTGCTGACGCCCGAACGCCTTGAGCGTGCCGAGGCCCTCGACCGTGTCGGCGAAGCGTGCGGCGAGCCTCCCGAGCGTGCGGTACTGCTTCTGCTGCACGGCACGGGTCGCCAGTCCGATCAGCACCATGAAGATCGGGATGAGCGGGATCGTGAGGACCACGATGAGGCCCGAGAGCGGATCGGCCAGGGCGATCGCCCCGATGAGGATCGGCATCGTGATCGCGGTCGCGACGAGCTGCGGAAGATAACGCCCGAAGTAGGCGTCGAGCGCCTCGAGGCCGTGCCCCGCGGTGGTCGCGAGCGACGCGGTGTTGCGCCCGGCCAGCCACCGGGGGCCGAAGCCGGGCCACCGCGGCGACGAGCTTCTCACGCAGCTGCAGCGAGGCGACCGCCGCTCCGCGCGCCGACACGCGCTCCGACGCGACGATCAGCAGCCCGCGCAGGAGGACCAGGGATGCCGCCACCCCCACGTATCCCCACAGGTCCGCCGGTGGTCGCCCGCCGATCGCGCCGACGAGCGCCGAGGTCAACGCCCACGCGAAACCGACGATCACGCCGGTCTGCGCCAGCACGATCGCGGCGGTGATGACGAGGAACCCGCGGGCGGCCGTGGCGTAGCGCATGAGCCGCGGGTCCACGGGACGCATCTTCTCTGCTCCCACGTCACTCACGACAACGATCCTTCCAGACGGGCCGCCCCGCTCCCCGAGGGAGCGGGACGACCGGCGTCAGTGCGCGACGAGGGCGGCCTTCTCGATGCGGGCGCGCGTGACGCGCTTGCGGAACACCCAGTACGTCCACCCCTGGTACGCGAGCACCAGCGGCAGGAAGATCAGCGCCGCCCAGCTCATGATCGTCAGCGTGTAGTCGGTGCTGGACGCGTTCTCGATCGTCAGGCCCGAGCCCGCCTCGAGCGTCGAGGGCATCACGTTCGGGAAGAGCGCGAAGAACAGGGCCGCCACCGCCGTGACGATCGTGATCGCGCCGAGCGTGAAGGCGGTGCCCTCGCGGTCGCGAAGGTTGGCCACCCACGAGCCGATCAGGGCCAGCGCGGCGATGCCGGACAACGCGACGACCCCCAGCAGGAGCGGCGCCTGATTGTTCGCCGCCTGGACGATCGTCCAGACCAGGAACAGGGCTGCGGCCACGATGGTCGCGAGGCCCGAGGTCCGGGCGAGTTTCCGCGCATCCGTCCGCACCTGCCCGTCCGTCTTCAGCGCCACGAAGTACACGCCGTGGGTGAAGAAGAGCAGCAGAGTCACCAGGCCACCCAGGATGCCGTAAGGGTTGAGCAGCGTGAACAGGGTGCCCACGTACTCGTGATCGGCATCCAGAGGCACGCCCTGCACGATGTTCGCGAACGCGACTCCCCACAGGAACGCGGGGACGGCGGAGCCGATCACGATCATCCGGTCGAAGCCGCGCTTCCACTTCAGCGACTCGCGCTGGTGACGGTACTCGAACGAGACTCCGCGTGCGATCAGCGCCAGCAGGATCAGCAGCAGCGGCAGGTAGAACCCGCTGAAGAGGGTGGCGTACCACTCGGGGAACGAGGCGAACAGCGCCGCTCCCGCGACGATGACCCACGTCTCGTTGAGGTCCCAGACGGGGCCGATGGTGTTGATGATCTGGCGGCGCGCGATGTCGTCCTTGCCGAGGAACGGCAGTGACATCCCGACACCGAAGTCGAACCCGTCGAGCACGAAGTAGCCGATGAAGAGGAATCCGACGATCCAGAACCAGAGGTAGGCGAGATCCATGATGTTCTCCTTGAGCCGACTCAGTAGACGGTGGTCGGGGTGTTCTCGACGGTGTCGGGCTCCCGCGCCGCGTTCGGATCCGGCAGTGGGTCCGGTCCCTTCTGCGCGTACTTCTTGATGAGTCCGAATTCGACCACCGCGAGGCTCGCGTAGGTGAGGGTGAAGGCGATGAGCGAGACGAGCACGCTCCATCCCGGGACGCTGGGGGAGACGCCGTCCTGCGTGAGCATCAGGCCGAAGACGATCCACGGCTGGCGGCCCATCTCGGTGAAGACCCAGCCGACGAGGCTCGCGATCATCGGCAGGGGAGCGGCCCAGATCGCCACGCGCCACATCCACTGCTTCACGGGGCGGGTCGCCTTCTTGCGCGTGACCCACAGACCGACCGCGCTGATGAGGGCGGTCAGGCCGCCGAGCGCGATCATCCAGCGGAAGGCCCAGTAGGTGACCCACAGCACGGGCGCGAAGTTCCCGTCCACCTGGTCGGCGAACTGCGGGAACATCTGCTGGCTGTACAGCGTGTTCAGGTCGTTGATGCCTTCGACGCAGCCGTCGAGGGAGTGCGTCGACAGGATGCTGAGGAGGAAGGGCACGCGGATCGAGAACAGCTCGCTCGTGCCGTCGGGGGTGCCCAACGTGAAGATCGAGAACGAGGCATCCTGTCCGCAGACGGTGTTGAAGGTCGCCTCCGCCGCCGCCATCTTCATCGGCTGGGTCGCGACCATCACCAGGCTGAGCTGGTCACCGGCGACAGCCACGAGCACGAAGGACACGATCGCCGACCACAGCCCGAATCGGAGGGTCGTGCGCATCATCTCGACGTTGCGACCGCGAGCGAGGTGCCAGGCGGAGATCGAGGCCACGATCATCGCCGCGAACATCCAGCCCGAGAAGATCGTGTGCGGGAAGGCCGCGAGCGCCACGGGGTTGGTGAGCATCGCCCAGAAGTCGACGAGTTCGGCGCGGTGGCCGTCGGCGGCCATCTGGTAGCCGACCGGGTTCTGCATGAACGCGTTGGCGGCGATGATGAAGTAGGCCGAGAACGTGGCCCCGAGGGTCGCCATCCAGATGCTCGCGAGGTGAGCGAGGCGAGGGAGCTTGTCCCAGCCGAAGATCCACAGGCCGATGAAGGTGGCTTCGAGGAAGAAGGCGAGGAGCCCCTCGAAGGCGAGCGGTGCGCCGAAGACATCGCCCACGAAGCGGGAGTACGCCGACCAGTTCATGCCGAACTGGAACTCCTGGACGATGCCGGTGACGACGCCCATGGCGAAGTTGATGAGGAAGATCTTCCCGAAGAACCGGGTGAGGTGCAGCCACTTCACGTCTCCGGTGCGGTACCAGACGGTCTGGAAGATCGCGACGACGAGCGACATCCCCAGTGTCAGAGGCACGAAGAGGAAGTGGTACAGGGTCGTCAACCCGAACTGCCAGCGGGCGAGAGCGAGGGGGTCGAGCCACTCCACGAGGAGCCTCCGATCAAGCTGTGCTATGTGGTCAGACCACATGCTACGCCGCGCCGCACCGCGCCATTCCGCGTTGATTCGGCATCGAACCATATACTCGGAAAGTCATTTCTCGAGCGTGTTCGGAGAGTCCATGTCGGTGCGTCAGAGCCTGCTCGCGATCCTCGATCAGGGCGCCTGCTACGGCTCCCAGCTTCGCGCCGAGTACACCCGTCGGACCGGGGCGGCGGTGAACGTCGGGCAGGTCTACACGACGCTCGAGCGGCTCGAACGCGACGGCCTGGTCGACAACCGCGGAGTCGACGACGACGGGCGGGTCCTCTGGAGCGTCACGCCGGCGGGGCGCGCGGAGGCGCGCGCGTGGCTGAGAGCGGCGACCGTTGCCGACGGACGCGACGAGGTGGCCCTGCGCATCGCGCTGGCGGTCACCCTTCCGGACGCCGACGTCCCCGGCATCCTGGCTGCTCAGCGCGCCGGTGTGCGGGCTGCCCTCGCGGAAGAGGCGACTCAGGGCGACGGAGCGGATGCCACCGGGACGGCGATCGTCGCCGCGGCCCGGCGCGCTCGTCTCGAGGCTGAACTGCGCTGGCTCGATGAGGTGGAGGTGCTCGCGGCCGGGGCGACCGGCCTCGCGATCTCGGACGAGCGTCCCCGTCGCGGTCGCCCGGCGCGGGCGGCGCTGTGAGGGTAGTTAGCCGCACGTAGGAGTTTCGTCAAGGCCGGAGTGGATCAGAACCTCGGGGCACAGGGTGAGAACACACCCGGACGACCGAAGGAGTCACACATGGTCATGGAAGCACCGCTCAGCCGCCCGGGTCGCGTCGTCGCCGCTACGGCGGCCCCGTCGACACCCGTGGCTCCGATCGAGATCCCCTGGACGCGCATCGACATGGACCTCTACGAGGTCGCGCGCGACGGGTACATCGTCGGTTACGTGGAGGTCGTCGGCTCGGTCTTCGTGGCGCTCGGCGGAACGCGCTACGACCGCGCGGTCGAGGTCGCCCAGCACCTGACTTTCCACGCCGCCGTCGACGCGGTCCTGCGTCGCTCCGCGTGAGCGGTCAGCGCACGAGCGTGTAACCGGCTTCGTCGATCGCCGCCGCCAGCTCGTCATCGCCGGCGGTGCCGTTCGAGCGGATGCGGACGATGGATACGCCCCCGACGTTCAGGTCGATGCTCGCGACCTCGACGCCGTCGAGGGCGTCCAGCTCTTCGGTCACGGCGCGGACGCAGTGAGCGCACGTCATGCCTTCGACGCGGAGCTCGCTGTCGTAGAGGTCCTCGCTCGCCGAGGGGGTGGGGGCGGCAGCCGCGATGGTGTGGCCGCACCCGCAACCGTCGCCGCATCCTCCGCCGGAGGGCGTCGAGGCGGTCAGTCCGAGTTCGATGCGCTGCGTGGCCATGGGGGTCTCCTTCACGAACGGACCAGGCGGGCGATCGCCTGGTTGGCTTCTCTGAGCTTCTCTTCGGCGACGGGACCGCCCTGCGCCGCCGCCTCGGCCACGCAGTGCGACAGGTGATCGTCGAGGAGCGAGAGGGCGACGGTCTCGAGCGCCTTCGTCGCGGCGGACACCTGGGTCAGGATGTCGATGCAGTACTGGTCGTCGTCGACCATGCGCGCGATGCCGCGCACCTGGCCCTCCGCGCGACGCAGACGCTTGAGCAGGTCGTCCTTGTGGCCCACGTATCCGTGCATACGTCGATAATACCCCCGTGGGGTATACGAAGCACCGAGTTCCGGTCTGTCAACCCCCTCGGAATTCCGAGCTCGCCGACGGATGGTCGAGACATCAGGAGGTCGACATGTTCTCTCGTCGTACCGGTGGTGGCCAGCGATGACCGCCGACCCCTTCCCCACCGGCCCCCATCGCCCCGTGCGCATCCCGCACCTGCCGCCGCTGCGCCAGACCCGTGCCCAGCGTCGAGAATCGAAGGATGACGCGAACGCTGGCCGCGCTCCCGGGCGCCGCACGCCGCCTCTGCCTGAGCCGGAGGAACGGGGAGATCTGCACGCGTGAGGCGGGCCACCGCGGGCTCCACCATCGCCGCGGCGGTCACCTCCTCTGGTCCGAGGCGCAGGCCGACCCGCCCGAGTGCGCCGGCGCGGGTGCGCCCGCCGAACCCGCTGTGACCTTGGCCGACGGATTCCCCGGCGGCCGGGCGCTGTGTCCGGTGTGCTGGGGTTTCGTGCCCCTCGACGATGCCGGCAGACTGCTCGCGCACGATACGTGGCGTGGCGATCCGACCCGCGAGGAGGCCGACCGCCGGCGTGTGTGGTTCAACGCGCACGGGTGGTGACGGTCACGAACCCCGGAGCGCGTCGACCGGTTCGATCCGTGCGGCGCGGCGGGCCGGGATACCGCCGGCGACGAGCCCCACGACAGCGCCGAGCAGCGCGCCTCCGACCGCGACGAGCGGGTCGAGGACGGGAGTCCACTGCTGCGCGACACTGACGCCGACGACCGCGAAGACGCCGAGCGAGGAGCCGATCAACCCCCCGAGCGTGCCGATCACGATCGACTCGATGACGAACTGGCCCGCGATCTGCCTCCGCGTCGCGCCGAGCGCGCGGCGCAGACCGATCTCGGTCACGCGTTCCATCACCGACATCATCGTGACGTTCGCGATCCCCAGCCCGCCGGCCAGCAGGACGATCACGCCCAGCAGGACGAAGACGAACCCCACATCGGACTGCACGCCCGTGCTGAGCTCCGATGTCCCCGGCGGCGCGCCCACGACGATGGTCTCGGGGGCGTCGGGTGAGAGCGTGAGGGGAACCTGGTCGCGCAGCTGAGGGCCGGCGCCGACCGCGATCCGCGCCCGAAGGTCTCCCGGCGCCCGCACACCGAAGTCCCGCCGAGCGGCGCCGTTCGGGACCACGGCGGCGTCGAGCAGCTCACCCGCCGTGTCGACGCCGTCGAAGATTCCGATGACGGCGTACGCGACACCGTCGATGAAGATCGACGGCTGGGTGTCGATGCGGTCGACGCCGAGTTTCGCCGCCGCGCTCGCCCCGAGGAGCGCGACACGGTCGCCCCGTCGATCGTGCCCGTCATCGAAGGAACGCCCCGCGACGAGGTGCCCGCCGACCATGTCGAGCACCCCCGCGGATGCCGCGAACAGAGCGGGAGAGAGGATCGTGGGCGCGGACGGGTCGTCGACCGACACCGCGCTGATCGTCCCCGTGCCGAGATCCACCTTGGTCGACAGCGCGGCCGCCTCGACACCGGCGAGCCGCTCGACGCGCTCGGGGGCGTCCCACGGGAGCCGGGCCGTGGCAACGGAGGTCCCGCCCTGCGACGAGGTCTTGGCGGGGGTCACGACGATCTGCGTGGCGGAGGCGGCGTCGAACTGGCGGGCGATCTGGTCCGTCGCCGTCTGGGAGAAGCCGATGGTCGCGACGAGGGCGGCGATCCCGAGGACGGTGCCCGCCACCGTCATCGACAGGCGACCGGGGCGGGTGCCGATGTCGCTCGTCGCCTCGGTCAGGAGATCGAGGAACCCGAATCGGTCGGCGCGAGGCACATCGTCGTCGACCCGATGCCGCCGTCGTCGCGCGAACCGGGTGAGGAGGCGCCTCATGCCACTTCGTCCACTCGTCCGTCGGCGATCCGGACGGTCCGGTGCGCTCGCTCGGCCACGTGCGCATCGTGCGTGATGAGCACGAGCGTGAGCCCGTCCGCGTGAAGTTCCTCGAAGAGCTCCATGATCTCGAGTGTCGTCGTGCGGTCGAGGTTCCCCGTCGGTTCGTCGGCCAGCAGAACGCGCGGGCGTGTGACGACAGCTCGGGCGACGGCCACGCGCTGACGTTCGCCGCCGGAGAGCACCCCCGGCCGGAAGTCCAACCGATGATCCAGTCCCACACGGTGCAGGGCTTCCCTCGCCCGCGGCTCCCGTTCCGCCCGTGGCGTGCCGCTGTACAGCATCGGCATCATGACGTTCTCGAGGACCGTGCGACGCGGCATCAGATGAAACGCCTGGAACACGAAGCCGAGGGAGCGGGCACGCACGGCCGCGCGCTCGTCTTCGCCGAGGTTCCTCGTGGGAGTGCCCGCGAGGACGTATTCGCCGATCGTCGGCCGATCGAGCAGGCCGAGGATGTTGAGCATCGTGGACTTCCCCGATCCGCTCGGACCGACGATCGACAGGTAGTCGCCCTCATCGACACGGAGGTCGACGGCCCGGAGCGCGTGAACCTCGGGGGTGCCGGGGAACGAGCGCGTGACCTCCCGCAGATCGATCACCGGCGGGCGCTCAGCGTGCGTCACCGTCCCACCACCACGAGATCACCGGGCGACAGTGCGCCTTCGACGGGCTTCACCTCGACGGCGCCGTCTGCAGCGAGACCCGTCTCGACCGTGATGAGTCTGGTCGCGGCGCGGTCTCCGTCGCGCGGATCTCCCTCGACCACCTCGACGCGTTCTTCTCCACCCGGACCGGCCGACAGAGCGGCCAGGGGGACGTTCAGGACATCGCCCTGGGTCGCGCCGACGGGAATGGTGACGCGCAGGTTCTGACCCTGCACCGCGGTCACTTGGT
Protein-coding regions in this window:
- a CDS encoding ABC transporter permease; this translates as MRRLLTRFARRRRHRVDDDVPRADRFGFLDLLTEATSDIGTRPGRLSMTVAGTVLGIAALVATIGFSQTATDQIARQFDAASATQIVVTPAKTSSQGGTSVATARLPWDAPERVERLAGVEAAALSTKVDLGTGTISAVSVDDPSAPTILSPALFAASAGVLDMVGGHLVAGRSFDDGHDRRGDRVALLGASAAAKLGVDRIDTQPSIFIDGVAYAVIGIFDGVDTAGELLDAAVVPNGAARRDFGVRAPGDLRARIAVGAGPQLRDQVPLTLSPDAPETIVVGAPPGTSELSTGVQSDVGFVFVLLGVIVLLAGGLGIANVTMMSVMERVTEIGLRRALGATRRQIAGQFVIESIVIGTLGGLIGSSLGVFAVVGVSVAQQWTPVLDPLVAVGGALLGAVVGLVAGGIPARRAARIEPVDALRGS
- a CDS encoding heavy-metal-associated domain-containing protein — its product is MATQRIELGLTASTPSGGGCGDGCGCGHTIAAAAPTPSASEDLYDSELRVEGMTCAHCVRAVTEELDALDGVEVASIDLNVGGVSIVRIRSNGTAGDDELAAAIDEAGYTLVR
- a CDS encoding PadR family transcriptional regulator is translated as MSVRQSLLAILDQGACYGSQLRAEYTRRTGAAVNVGQVYTTLERLERDGLVDNRGVDDDGRVLWSVTPAGRAEARAWLRAATVADGRDEVALRIALAVTLPDADVPGILAAQRAGVRAALAEEATQGDGADATGTAIVAAARRARLEAELRWLDEVEVLAAGATGLAISDERPRRGRPARAAL
- a CDS encoding metal-sensitive transcriptional regulator, with the translated sequence MHGYVGHKDDLLKRLRRAEGQVRGIARMVDDDQYCIDILTQVSAATKALETVALSLLDDHLSHCVAEAAAQGGPVAEEKLREANQAIARLVRS
- a CDS encoding cytochrome ubiquinol oxidase subunit I, encoding MEWLDPLALARWQFGLTTLYHFLFVPLTLGMSLVVAIFQTVWYRTGDVKWLHLTRFFGKIFLINFAMGVVTGIVQEFQFGMNWSAYSRFVGDVFGAPLAFEGLLAFFLEATFIGLWIFGWDKLPRLAHLASIWMATLGATFSAYFIIAANAFMQNPVGYQMAADGHRAELVDFWAMLTNPVALAAFPHTIFSGWMFAAMIVASISAWHLARGRNVEMMRTTLRFGLWSAIVSFVLVAVAGDQLSLVMVATQPMKMAAAEATFNTVCGQDASFSIFTLGTPDGTSELFSIRVPFLLSILSTHSLDGCVEGINDLNTLYSQQMFPQFADQVDGNFAPVLWVTYWAFRWMIALGGLTALISAVGLWVTRKKATRPVKQWMWRVAIWAAPLPMIASLVGWVFTEMGRQPWIVFGLMLTQDGVSPSVPGWSVLVSLIAFTLTYASLAVVEFGLIKKYAQKGPDPLPDPNAAREPDTVENTPTTVY
- the cydB gene encoding cytochrome d ubiquinol oxidase subunit II produces the protein MDLAYLWFWIVGFLFIGYFVLDGFDFGVGMSLPFLGKDDIARRQIINTIGPVWDLNETWVIVAGAALFASFPEWYATLFSGFYLPLLLILLALIARGVSFEYRHQRESLKWKRGFDRMIVIGSAVPAFLWGVAFANIVQGVPLDADHEYVGTLFTLLNPYGILGGLVTLLLFFTHGVYFVALKTDGQVRTDARKLARTSGLATIVAAALFLVWTIVQAANNQAPLLLGVVALSGIAALALIGSWVANLRDREGTAFTLGAITIVTAVAALFFALFPNVMPSTLEAGSGLTIENASSTDYTLTIMSWAALIFLPLVLAYQGWTYWVFRKRVTRARIEKAALVAH
- the cydD gene encoding thiol reductant ABC exporter subunit CydD, with the protein product MRSSSPRWPGFGPRWLAGRNTASLATTAGHGLEALDAYFGRYLPQLVATAITMPILIGAIALADPLSGLIVVLTIPLIPIFMVLIGLATRAVQQKQYRTLGRLAARFADTVEGLGTLKAFGRQHRAADTIETVTRDYKRETMTVLRVSFLSGFALEFLASISVAIIAVTIGFRLLAGDLSLLVGLFVLLLAPEAYLPLRQVGVQFHAASEGVAATGEIFDALDAARKTPAPDAETSATGSTVALREVRVHRGVHRMPTVSLSVGPGEIVLVTGPSGVGKSSLIAALLGYAEHDGEVRVGGEAVSHARAVVAWAGQRPGLVSGTVGENVALGSTLDAVAVARALADAAADIDPATPLGAGGSGLSGGQAQRVAVARALYRSRIAGAPVLVLDEPSSALDATTEAHLWTTLRREADAGRGVLLVSHRPSARWIADRVVELRPAAPEPAREVLEPARKVPEPVEGTEGFDELSHLRPDTDVAPALEPAREVPEPAREVPEPVEGTEGFDELSHPPPRHRRRPGPRPRTRGP
- a CDS encoding ABC transporter ATP-binding protein — protein: MTHAERPPVIDLREVTRSFPGTPEVHALRAVDLRVDEGDYLSIVGPSGSGKSTMLNILGLLDRPTIGEYVLAGTPTRNLGEDERAAVRARSLGFVFQAFHLMPRRTVLENVMMPMLYSGTPRAEREPRAREALHRVGLDHRLDFRPGVLSGGERQRVAVARAVVTRPRVLLADEPTGNLDRTTTLEIMELFEELHADGLTLVLITHDAHVAERAHRTVRIADGRVDEVA